A genome region from Alkalimarinus coralli includes the following:
- the motD gene encoding flagellar motor protein MotD, with protein MRRQLEEDESHSKERWLVSYADFITLLFAFFVVMYSVSSVNEGKYKVLSETLEGAFNSAQRTTKPIQIGDHIPRSSGQNEGEQKIQPVESIPRGSEGRIKDRTKGMREIADKFAAEFSGLITDGLVSVNENEDWIEVSLSNKILFKSGDVEPYDEAFPILEQVATILKSHDNALLVEGFTDNIPIRTRSHPSNWELSSSRSAAVVRLLAHEGVDPSRMAAVGYGEYQPVARNDTPEGRSRNRRIVLVISKDPNVRVTLRNKG; from the coding sequence ATGAGACGACAGTTGGAAGAGGATGAGTCTCACAGTAAAGAGCGGTGGCTCGTTTCCTACGCAGACTTCATTACATTGCTTTTTGCATTTTTTGTGGTGATGTATTCGGTTTCATCGGTCAATGAAGGCAAATACAAAGTTCTCTCAGAAACCCTTGAAGGAGCCTTCAACTCTGCCCAGAGAACGACCAAGCCGATACAGATTGGCGATCACATTCCACGCTCGAGTGGTCAAAATGAGGGTGAACAAAAAATACAGCCTGTTGAATCCATTCCAAGAGGGAGTGAGGGGCGAATAAAAGATAGAACCAAAGGGATGCGCGAAATTGCAGATAAATTCGCCGCAGAGTTTTCTGGCTTGATCACCGATGGGCTGGTCTCGGTGAATGAGAATGAAGACTGGATTGAAGTCTCGTTATCAAACAAAATTTTATTCAAAAGTGGAGATGTTGAACCTTATGACGAGGCATTTCCTATTCTTGAGCAGGTCGCAACTATACTTAAATCCCATGATAATGCGCTTTTAGTAGAAGGTTTTACCGACAATATTCCCATTCGTACTCGCTCTCACCCTTCAAACTGGGAGTTATCTTCGTCGCGTTCGGCGGCGGTTGTTCGTTTACTGGCGCATGAAGGTGTCGACCCTTCCAGAATGGCTGCTGTAGGCTACGGGGAATATCAGCCTGTTGCGAGGAATGACACGCCTGAAGGAAGAAGTCGCAACCGCAGGATTGTGCTGGTGATTTCAAAAGACCCAAATGTGCGTGTCACCTTGCGCAATAAAGGTTAA
- a CDS encoding ParA family protein: MRIWAIANQKGGVGKTTTTVALGGLLAKEGKRVLMMDLDPHGSLTSYFKYDPDTIEHSAFDLFLHQGKVPQDLPATLIVKTSMPGLKLLPASTALATLERRMVGVEGMGLIISRALAILWDDFDYVLIDNTPSLGVLMINALAASQHLMVPVQTEFLALKGLERMMHTLDMVIKSQKSKLTYTIIPTMFDRRTQASVQSLRSVKNTWGSQVWKYAIPVDTKFRDASRMGVVPSELDEATHGVRAYKKLLENIRENEAVNI, translated from the coding sequence GTGCGTATCTGGGCAATTGCAAATCAGAAGGGTGGAGTAGGGAAAACAACGACAACTGTAGCCTTGGGTGGTCTATTGGCCAAAGAAGGCAAGCGAGTGCTGATGATGGATCTTGACCCTCATGGCTCCCTCACCAGTTATTTTAAATATGACCCTGATACTATTGAGCACAGCGCATTTGATCTGTTTTTACATCAAGGCAAAGTGCCCCAAGATCTACCCGCCACCTTAATTGTCAAAACATCGATGCCAGGGTTAAAGCTGCTGCCCGCGTCTACGGCACTGGCAACACTGGAGCGACGAATGGTTGGCGTTGAAGGCATGGGATTAATTATTTCCCGAGCGCTTGCCATATTGTGGGATGACTTTGATTACGTACTGATCGATAACACGCCTTCTCTCGGTGTTCTGATGATCAATGCATTAGCTGCGAGTCAGCACTTGATGGTGCCGGTTCAGACCGAATTTTTGGCGCTTAAAGGTCTTGAGAGGATGATGCACACATTGGATATGGTGATTAAATCTCAAAAGAGTAAATTAACATATACCATCATTCCAACTATGTTTGATAGAAGGACTCAGGCGTCGGTACAAAGTCTGAGGTCAGTAAAAAATACCTGGGGTTCACAGGTCTGGAAGTATGCCATTCCTGTGGATACTAAATTCAGAGATGCGAGTAGAATGGGGGTTGTTCCCTCAGAGCTTGATGAAGCAACTCACGGAGTTAGGGCGTATAAAAAATTACTGGAAAATATTAGGGAAAACGAAGCCGTCAATATTTGA
- a CDS encoding chemotaxis protein CheW produces the protein MSRKRYSDTINPQVAVQDYLDDLLQKLPSTSPLDELREAEEREAALASERARKLSEGRGHRQREQKPVIPMAGSGSHNYTAGRETSLAAQRLEKKRALARAVPRDFREPLTLKSPSISGMLSAIPDAVQSTSPALELPKTKTKTKADVAVAKNIPEQVVGELDSPATSCESSPKNAGTESVVADNNLTTAKAEPLGKTQDVSEKTKTTPNAPAAEQSVESEQATAAAEERSAYLDSWLDNGRPNWAQGRFECLIFTVAGLKLAVPLVSLGAIHSMDRELTPLVGRPPWFLGLLPVGEKNIKVVDSALWIMPERYNEAAKEGYRFVIRLDNSEWGMACDSVAQSFSLSPEEVRWRTDRGKRPWLAGTVIDHMCALMDVAAVAHLLDTAQKTNHSPI, from the coding sequence ATGAGTCGTAAGCGGTATAGTGATACGATCAACCCTCAGGTTGCGGTACAGGACTACCTTGATGACTTGCTACAAAAGTTACCATCAACATCTCCGTTGGATGAGCTAAGGGAGGCTGAAGAGCGTGAAGCTGCGCTAGCCAGTGAACGCGCGAGAAAACTCTCAGAAGGTCGCGGTCACAGACAGCGTGAACAGAAACCAGTAATACCAATGGCCGGAAGTGGCAGCCACAATTACACGGCTGGCAGAGAAACGTCACTGGCTGCGCAACGGTTGGAAAAGAAAAGAGCGCTGGCCAGAGCGGTACCGAGGGATTTCCGGGAGCCGCTGACTCTTAAGTCACCCTCGATTAGTGGTATGCTTAGCGCTATACCAGACGCTGTGCAGAGCACGAGCCCGGCATTAGAGCTGCCTAAAACTAAAACTAAAACTAAAGCTGATGTGGCGGTCGCCAAAAATATCCCTGAACAGGTTGTCGGTGAACTCGATTCCCCTGCCACTTCTTGTGAAAGCAGCCCTAAGAACGCTGGCACCGAGAGCGTTGTTGCAGATAATAATTTGACAACGGCTAAGGCTGAACCTCTTGGTAAAACTCAGGATGTTAGCGAAAAAACTAAAACGACCCCTAATGCGCCTGCAGCTGAGCAATCGGTTGAGTCTGAACAGGCGACAGCGGCTGCTGAGGAACGTAGTGCGTATTTGGATAGCTGGTTGGATAATGGCCGGCCAAACTGGGCTCAAGGTCGGTTTGAGTGTCTGATTTTTACTGTGGCAGGGTTGAAACTAGCCGTGCCTTTGGTTTCGCTGGGGGCGATTCACTCTATGGATCGGGAACTGACACCGCTAGTGGGTAGGCCCCCATGGTTTCTTGGCTTGTTGCCGGTAGGCGAAAAAAATATCAAGGTGGTCGATTCTGCGCTGTGGATAATGCCGGAGCGTTATAACGAGGCTGCTAAAGAGGGGTATCGATTTGTCATCAGGCTTGATAATAGCGAGTGGGGGATGGCCTGCGACTCTGTTGCACAGTCTTTCTCCCTCTCGCCAGAAGAAGTGCGATGGAGAACCGACCGAGGCAAAAGGCCATGGCTTGCGGGTACGGTAATCGATCATATGTGTGCATTGATGGATGTGGCGGCCGTTGCCCACTTGCTTGATACTGCCCAGAAAACAAACCACTCCCCAATATAA